Genomic segment of Anaeromyxobacter sp.:
CGCGGGGTGGCGGTGGACCTGGAGGCGCTGGCCGGCGCCACCCTGGACGCGGCACACGCCGTGGGCCGCGAGCTCTGCCGGCTCCCCGCCGGGGAGGCGGCGTCCCGCCGCCTGGCCCTCGCGGCCAGGGCCGCGGAGCGCCAGCCTGCGCCCGGGCCGCCGGGGCACCGGGAGGAGGCGCGCCCCGAGCCGGCGCCCTGGCTCCTCGCCGCGCGGCCGCGGCCAGGGCCCCACGCCCACACCTCCGCGGGCGACGCGCCGCTCCACCTCCACGTCGAGCTGGCCGACGAGGCCACGGGGCTCTGGCTGGGGCCGGGCGAGCCGGCCGACCTGGCCGCGCTGCTGGCCCCTGGCCGGGTCACCCTGGCCGCCGGCCCCACCCGGCTCGCGGTGCTCGAGGGCCTGCCGTTCCTCACGCTGCGCGACCTGGTGGACGGCCTGGAGGAGGCCTCCCGGGCGCGCCGGCGCGGCGAGCCGCCCGGCCGACTCCGGCTGGCCAGCGGCGCGCCCGCCCGCGAGGTGGCGCTCGACCTGCGCCACGAGGCGGCCCGGGCGGCGAGCGCGGCCGGCTCGACGCAGGCGCTGGCGCTGGCCAGCGCCACCGTGCGCGCGGTGGAGGTGCTGGGGCACCTGGCGGTCCGGGCCTCGCCGGCGCACGCCGCCAACCCGGCCCTGCTCGAGCTGCACGCGGCGGCCCTGACGGCGCAGGCCCACCTCGCCGCCCAGGCGGAGGGCGACGCCCAGCTGGCCACGGCCGCGTCCCGGCGGGCCTCCGCCCCGCCCCGGCAGCGTCCGCTGGCCCACGGCGAGCTCCGGCGCATCTCCCTGCGCACCTGGCACCGGGCCCACGTCGGCGCGCCGGTGACCCCGCGCCTGGCCGCCGCCGGGCCGGTGCTGCTGGCCTTCGGCCGCGACGCGGTGGTGGCCCACGGCGGGCGCAGGCCCTGGCGGGCGGCCGGGGCCCACTGGGCCGCCCTGGCCGGCGGGCTGGTGCTGGTGAGGCGGGAGGCCCGTCTGGCCGCCCTGGACCCCGCCACCGGCCGGGAGCGCTGGTCCCGCGCGCTGCCCGGCGCCGACCCCACCGGCGCCGCGGGCCGGCCGGGCGGGCCGCTGCTCCTCTGCGAGCCGGAGTCGCTGACGGCCCTCGACCCCGCCACCGGCGCCACCCGCTGGCGGCTCGACCTGCCCGGCAGCGGCGGGCTGGCGCTGGGTCGCGCCGGGCCGCTGGCGCTGGTGGCCGGCGCCTCCGGGCTGGTCCACGGCATCGCCCCGGACGGCGGGCTGGCCTGGCGGGTGCGCGGCCCGGGTCCGGCGCTGGCCGCGCCGCTGGCCTGCGGCCGGGCGGTGGCCTGCCTGCACGCGGCGGGCTCCGGCGCGAGCCTGCTCTTCCTCGACGCCGCCTCCGGCGCCCGGCGCGGCGAGGTGGCGCTCGACGTCCGCCCCTCCGGCGCGCCGCTGCTGGTCCGCGGCGGCCTGGTGGTGGCGGGGCGCTCCGGCGGCGAGGCGGTGCTGGTGCGGGTGGACGCGGCGCGCGGGCGACGCTGGGAGGTGGGGTTGCCGCTCGACGGCCCCCCCCGCCCGGCCGCCGCCGGCCCGCTGCTGGTGGTGGGAGGCGACGGCGGGGCGCTGCTGGGGCTCGACCCGGCCGGCCGGGTGGCCTGGAGCCTGCCGGCCCAGGGCGAGGGCGAGGGCGGCGCGGCCCCGCTGCTGGCGCGCGGCGTGGTGGTGGCCTCGCGGGGCGGGGTGGCCCTGCTGGACGCCGCCACCGGCCGGCCCCTGGGCCTGGCGGCCGGCCTCTCGCCGGCCCACCTGGTGGCCGGGCCAGGGCTGGAGGTGGCGGCGCTGGAGGTGGACGGGGCCGTCGCCTGGCTCGGGCCGGGCGGGCACGTCAGCGTGCTCGGCTGAGGGCCTACACGCCCAGGAAGAGCCGCTTCCCGAAGTTGAGCGCCAGGTCGGCGTCGAAGATCTTCTGCGCCGAGGCCTCGATGTCGTAGGCCACCCGGTGGTAGGTCACCTCGCGCCGGCTGGTGTCGTAGATGACGAAGCAGGCGCGGTTGTCGCAGTCGCGCGGCTGGCCCACCGACCCCACCGAGATGACGTACTTGTAGCCTTGGCGAAGCCCGAACCGGTTGGACACCACCTCGACCACGTCGCCGCCCGGGCCGATCGCGAAGGTCTTGCAGAGGTGGCTGTGGCCGATGAAGGAGACCGCCGACAGCTCGCGGGCGTAGGGCAGCAGCTCGCGGGCCTGCTCCAGGGCGAAGACGTAGTCGTAGGCCTCCGGCAGCACGGGCGACCCGTGGCTGAAGCAGACCTCCCCGTCGCGCCAGGTGAAGGGCAGGCCGCGCAGCCACTCCAGGTGATCCTGGTCGATGCGGCTGGCCGTCCAGTCGAGGGCGTGGCGGGCGGCGTCGTAGTAGAAGCTGTAGTCCATCCGCCCCGAGACGGCGGCGTCGTGGTTGCCCAGCAGGGTCACCGCGGCCCGCTCCCGGATGAGCCGGCAGCACTCGTTGACGCTGGCCCCGTAGCCCACCACGTCGCCGAGGCAGATCACCCGGTCCGGGCGCTCGCGATCGAGCAGGCCCAGCGTCTCGGTGAGCGCCTCGAGGTTGGAGTGGATGTCGCTCAGGATGGCGATGCGCATGCGGCCTCGGGTGACCCGCGATGGTAGCCGCCGCCCGGATTGAGCGTCAACGCTCCCCCGCCAGCACGTCCACCTCGAGGTCGTCGAAGTGCGCCAGCCGGCGCGCCTCGGCGTAGCGCCCCCGCACCTCGTCGGCCGTCAAGGTGCGCAGCCGGTCCAGGCTGAACTGCTCCACCGCGAAGCTGGCCAGCACGCTGCCGAGCACCAGGGCGCGGCGCATCACCTGGGGCTCCTCGCTGCGGCGCCGGGCCAGGTAGCCCATGAAGCCGCCGGCGAAGCTGTCCCCGGCGCCGGTCGGGTCGAAGACGTCCGGCAGGGGGTAGGCCGAGGCGGCGAAGACCTCCTCGCCGGAGAAGTAGAGCGCGCCGTACTCGCCGCGCTTGATGACCACGGCGCGCGGCCCGAAGGAGAGGATGCGGCGGGCCGCCTTGACGATGTTGTGCTCGCCGGAGAGCTGCCGGGCCTCGGCGTCGTTGACGAAGAGCAGGTCGACGCGCCGCAGGGTCTGCAGCAGGCTGTCCCGCTTCGACGAGATCCAGAAGTTCATGGTGTCGCAGGCCACGAAGCGCGGCCCGCGCACCTGGTCGAGCACCGCGCGCTGCAGGTCGGGGTCGATGTTGCCGAGGAAGACGTACTCGGTGTCCCGCCAGGCGGCCGGCAGCTCGGGCTTGAAGTCGGCGAAGACGTTGAGCTGGGTGTCGAGGGTGTGGGCGGTGTTGAGGTCGAACTCGTACCGGCCCTTCCAGCGGAAGGTGCGCCCGGGCTGCCGCGACAGCCCGGCCAGGTCCACCCCGCGCGAGGCCAGGAAGTCCACGTGCTCCTGCGGGAAGTCCTCGCCCACCACCGCCACCACCCGCACCGGGCCGAAGTAGCTGGCGCAGGTGGAGAAGTAGCAGGCCGACCCGCCCAGGATCTCCTCGCGGCGCCCGAAGGGCGTCTCGAGCGAGTCGAGCGCGACCGAGCCGACGACCAGCAGCGACATGGTGTTCCCCTCTCGAAGGCGCCCGCCACCGCGCGGGCGCGCCTGCGTTCCCTAGCCCGGCGCGGCGGGCCTGGTCAATCGCCGCGCGCCGGGTCCGGCGCCGGCGCGGCCGGCGCGGGCCCGACCGCGGTCCCCGCGGCGGCCAGCTGCCCGCAGGCCGCGGCGATGTCCCGGCCCCGGTTCTTGCGCACCACCGCGGTGAGCTGCCGCGCCAGCAGCCGCTGGTGGAAGGCCTCCACCCGCGCCGGGTCCGGGGCGCGGTAGCCCAGCCCCGGGTTGTCGTTGTAGGGGATGAGGTTCACCTTGGCGGGCACCCCGGCCACCAGCCGGGCCAGCCGCTCGGCGTCGGCGTCGCTGTCGTTCACGCCGCCCAGCAGCACGTACTCGAAGGTGATGCGCCGCCCCTGGCGCAGCGGGAAGGCCCGGCAGGCCGCCAGCAGCTCCCCGATGGGCCAGCGCCGGTTGACCGGCATGAGCACGTCGCGCTGGGCGTCGGTGGTGGCGTTGAGCGAGACCGCCAGCTTCACCTGGGTGTCCCGGCCGAGCCGCGCCATGGCCGGCACCAGGCCGCTGGTGGAGACCGTGACGTGCCGGTGGGAGAAGTTGGGGCCGTCCTCGTGCAGCAGCAGCGCCAGCCCCGCCACCAGGTTGTCGTAGTTGTGCAGCGGCTCGCCCATGCCCATGAAGACCAGGTTGGTGAGCGGGCGCGGGGCCGGCCCCTCGCCCAGCTCCACCAGCCGCCGGTTGGCGCGGTGGACCTGGTCCACCAGCTCGCCGGGGGTGAGGTGGCGCGCCAGCCCCATGGTGCCGGTCATGCAGAAGGTGCAGGCCAGGGCGCACCCCACCTGCGAGGAGACGCACAGCGTCTTGCGCTCGGTCTCCGGCATGTAGACCGACTCGATGAGCCGACCGTCGGCCGTCCGCCAGGTCCACTTGATGGTGCCGTCGCCGCTGCGCTGCTCGCTGGCGCGCTCCAGCGTGGTCAGGGTGGTGCGCTCCGCCAGCGCCTCGCGGAAGGCGCGCGGCAGGTCGGTCATCTCGTCCAGGCTGGCGGCGCCGTTGCGGTGCAGCCAGCGCTGCAGCTGGCGGGCCCGGAAGGGCTTCTGCCCCATGGCCTCCACCAGCGCGGCCAGCCCGGCCTGGGAGAGCGAGCGCAGGTCCGGGGGGGCGCCGGGCGGGGCGGCCCGGGCCGCGGCGCCGCCCAGGTCCGGGCCGGCCGGCCGGGCCGGCGGACCCGGCGCCAGCGGCCCGCTCACGAGGCCACCGCCGCCTTGCCGGGCTGCTCGGCCTGGGGCGCCGCGGGTCCGGGGCCGGCGCCGCGGCGGGTGATCTCCACCTTGGTGACGCGGCGCTCGTCGCCGCCCCGCACCGTGAAGGAGAGCCCCTCCCAGGTGATGACCGCGCCCACCGGCGGGACCCGGCCGGCGGTGGCGGTGACGAAGCCTCCCAGGGTGCCGTAGTCGCCCTCCTCCGGGAACCCCACCTCGCCGCGGCGCGCCTCCTCCTCGTCGGCGGCCGCGGGCGCCGGCTGCGCGTTGAGGTACTCCTCCAGGTCGTGCAGCGGGATGGCGGCGTCGGCCAGCCAGGTCCCCTCCCCCACCAGCTTCACCGGGGCGGCCTCGGCGTCGCCCTCGTCCTGGATCTCGCCCACGATCTCCTCGAGGACGTCCTCCAGGGTGACGATGCCGCTGGTGCCGCCGAACTCGTCCACCACCACCGCCAGGTGGACGTGGCGCCGCTGCATCTCCTTGAGGAGGCGGGAGATCTTCATCTGCTCGGGCACGAAGAAGGGCGCCTTGAGGTGGCCGTCGAGCCGCACCGCCGCGATGGGGCCGCGGCGCAGCTCGGAGACGATGTCGCGCACCATCAGCACGCCCACCACGTTGTCCACCGAGCCCTCGTAGACCGGCATGCGGCTGTACGGGTTCTCGGTGACCACCCGCAGCAGCTCCTCCGGCGCGGCGGTGCGGTCGATGGCCACCATGCGCGTCCGCGGGATCATGATCTCCTTGACCACCCGGTCGGCGAACTCCAGCACCGAGTTGAGGAGCTCCTCCTTGACCTCGTCGAGCACCCCCTCGCGGGTGCCCATCTCGATGAGGTACTCGATCTCCTCGCTGGTGACCGCCGGGGTGGCGCCGCTGCCGCCGCCGAAGAGCTTGACCACCGCCGAGGTGGCGCGGGTGGTGGCCGACGAGATGGGCCACATGACGAAGGTGACCGCCTGCACCAGCGGGATCATCGCCATCGAGACCTGCACCGGGTGGCGCTTGGCCACCGTCTTGGGGATGATCTCGCCGAGGAACAGGACCACCACGGTGGTGACGGCGGTCGCCACCGCCACGGTGGTGGCCTCCGACCAGCTGGGGTGGCCCAGCAGCAGGTCCACGGCCACCGAGCCGGCCAGGGCGCCGGCGCCGACGTTGACCAGGGTGTTGCCGATGAGGAGCGTGGCCAGCACCCGCTCCGGGTGCTCCACCCACAGGCCGAGCAGGCGGGCCCGCCGCCCACCCGACTCGCGCAGCTGGCGGGCCCGGGCGTCGCCCAGGGCGGTCAGCGCGGTCTCCGTCCCCGAGCAGAAGGCGGAGCTGACCAGGAAGGCCAGCGCCAGGAGCCACTTCCAGGTCTCGACCACGTCCACGCTGCCCGCTCCACTCGAGGGGCTGGAGGCCCCTCGAAAATGACGAAACCCGCCCCGGAGATCGGGACGGGCTCGTTCATTCTAACCCGGCCAGGCCTCGCGGACGGGACCCGTCCGGGGCCTGGGGCGTGTTTTTGTAGTTGTTGCAGTGACTTAGCTGCGCTTCACCCACGCGTAGCTATGGACCTCGGTCTCCGGGAAGAAGTAGGAGATCTCGATCTTGGCGTTCTCGGCGCTGTCGGACCCGTGCACCGTGTTCTTCTCGATGTCGGTGGCGAAGTCCTTGCGGATGGTCCCCTCGGCCGCCTTCTTGGGGTCGGTGGCGCCCATCACCTCGCGGTTCTTGGCCACGGCGTTCTCGCCCTCGAGCACCATCAGGACCACCGGACCGCTGGTCATGAAGGTCACCAGGTCGTTGAAGAACGGGCGGGCCTTGTGGACCGCGTAGAAGCCCTCGGCCTCGCGCCTCGACAGGTACGACAGCCGCATCGCCACCACCTTGAGGCCCGAGGTGCCGAAGCGGGCGATGATCTGGCCGATGACGCCCTTCTCGACGCCGTCGGGCTTGATGATGGACAGGGTGCGTTCGCTCGCCATGACTGCTCCTTCGCTGTTGAGTGTGGGTGGACCGCGGCCGCCGCCAGGGCGGGGGCGCGACGGGCCGGTGAGGTGCTGCGGACTACCGCTTCTTTCCGCCCCGGGCCACGGGCGCCGGCCTGGCTCCCTTGGTCGGCGCGGCTGCCCTGGCTGGCGCGGCCGCCTTGGCTGGCGCGGCCGGCCTGGCCGGGGCCGCCCGCTCGGGCTCCCTGGCCTTCGGCCGGCGGGCCAGGGTCTCCTTCATGGCCTTGCCGAGCAGGTGCGGCCCCTCGACCACCATGATGCCCGCCTCCCGCATGGCGTCCAGCTTGGCCTCGGCGGTGCCGGAGCCGCCCGAGATGACGGCGCCGGCGTGGCCCATGCGCTTGCCCGGCGGGGCGGTGCGGCCGGCGATGAAGCCCACCACCGGCTTGGTCATGTGGGCGCGCACGTAGGCCGCGCCCTTCTCCTCCTCCGAGCCGCCGATCTCGCCGATCATGATGACGGCGTCGGTGTCCGGATC
This window contains:
- a CDS encoding metallophosphoesterase family protein — its product is MRIAILSDIHSNLEALTETLGLLDRERPDRVICLGDVVGYGASVNECCRLIRERAAVTLLGNHDAAVSGRMDYSFYYDAARHALDWTASRIDQDHLEWLRGLPFTWRDGEVCFSHGSPVLPEAYDYVFALEQARELLPYARELSAVSFIGHSHLCKTFAIGPGGDVVEVVSNRFGLRQGYKYVISVGSVGQPRDCDNRACFVIYDTSRREVTYHRVAYDIEASAQKIFDADLALNFGKRLFLGV
- the ndk gene encoding nucleoside-diphosphate kinase — protein: MASERTLSIIKPDGVEKGVIGQIIARFGTSGLKVVAMRLSYLSRREAEGFYAVHKARPFFNDLVTFMTSGPVVLMVLEGENAVAKNREVMGATDPKKAAEGTIRKDFATDIEKNTVHGSDSAENAKIEISYFFPETEVHSYAWVKRS
- a CDS encoding sugar kinase, whose product is MSLLVVGSVALDSLETPFGRREEILGGSACYFSTCASYFGPVRVVAVVGEDFPQEHVDFLASRGVDLAGLSRQPGRTFRWKGRYEFDLNTAHTLDTQLNVFADFKPELPAAWRDTEYVFLGNIDPDLQRAVLDQVRGPRFVACDTMNFWISSKRDSLLQTLRRVDLLFVNDAEARQLSGEHNIVKAARRILSFGPRAVVIKRGEYGALYFSGEEVFAASAYPLPDVFDPTGAGDSFAGGFMGYLARRRSEEPQVMRRALVLGSVLASFAVEQFSLDRLRTLTADEVRGRYAEARRLAHFDDLEVDVLAGER
- a CDS encoding PQQ-binding-like beta-propeller repeat protein — protein: MVHVRTTGDWRLAPASDGQGAAAAPEDVVGVLSVEVDGVDLTAGRAEGAVLPALEGLLAAAARLLARGGRAAAPLADGRLLLVLQRAGERVELSLLEVGPPARLLVRGVAVDLEALAGATLDAAHAVGRELCRLPAGEAASRRLALAARAAERQPAPGPPGHREEARPEPAPWLLAARPRPGPHAHTSAGDAPLHLHVELADEATGLWLGPGEPADLAALLAPGRVTLAAGPTRLAVLEGLPFLTLRDLVDGLEEASRARRRGEPPGRLRLASGAPAREVALDLRHEAARAASAAGSTQALALASATVRAVEVLGHLAVRASPAHAANPALLELHAAALTAQAHLAAQAEGDAQLATAASRRASAPPRQRPLAHGELRRISLRTWHRAHVGAPVTPRLAAAGPVLLAFGRDAVVAHGGRRPWRAAGAHWAALAGGLVLVRREARLAALDPATGRERWSRALPGADPTGAAGRPGGPLLLCEPESLTALDPATGATRWRLDLPGSGGLALGRAGPLALVAGASGLVHGIAPDGGLAWRVRGPGPALAAPLACGRAVACLHAAGSGASLLFLDAASGARRGEVALDVRPSGAPLLVRGGLVVAGRSGGEAVLVRVDAARGRRWEVGLPLDGPPRPAAAGPLLVVGGDGGALLGLDPAGRVAWSLPAQGEGEGGAAPLLARGVVVASRGGVALLDAATGRPLGLAAGLSPAHLVAGPGLEVAALEVDGAVAWLGPGGHVSVLG
- a CDS encoding HlyC/CorC family transporter; its protein translation is MDVVETWKWLLALAFLVSSAFCSGTETALTALGDARARQLRESGGRRARLLGLWVEHPERVLATLLIGNTLVNVGAGALAGSVAVDLLLGHPSWSEATTVAVATAVTTVVVLFLGEIIPKTVAKRHPVQVSMAMIPLVQAVTFVMWPISSATTRATSAVVKLFGGGSGATPAVTSEEIEYLIEMGTREGVLDEVKEELLNSVLEFADRVVKEIMIPRTRMVAIDRTAAPEELLRVVTENPYSRMPVYEGSVDNVVGVLMVRDIVSELRRGPIAAVRLDGHLKAPFFVPEQMKISRLLKEMQRRHVHLAVVVDEFGGTSGIVTLEDVLEEIVGEIQDEGDAEAAPVKLVGEGTWLADAAIPLHDLEEYLNAQPAPAAADEEEARRGEVGFPEEGDYGTLGGFVTATAGRVPPVGAVITWEGLSFTVRGGDERRVTKVEITRRGAGPGPAAPQAEQPGKAAVAS
- the rlmN gene encoding 23S rRNA (adenine(2503)-C(2))-methyltransferase RlmN → MRSLSQAGLAALVEAMGQKPFRARQLQRWLHRNGAASLDEMTDLPRAFREALAERTTLTTLERASEQRSGDGTIKWTWRTADGRLIESVYMPETERKTLCVSSQVGCALACTFCMTGTMGLARHLTPGELVDQVHRANRRLVELGEGPAPRPLTNLVFMGMGEPLHNYDNLVAGLALLLHEDGPNFSHRHVTVSTSGLVPAMARLGRDTQVKLAVSLNATTDAQRDVLMPVNRRWPIGELLAACRAFPLRQGRRITFEYVLLGGVNDSDADAERLARLVAGVPAKVNLIPYNDNPGLGYRAPDPARVEAFHQRLLARQLTAVVRKNRGRDIAAACGQLAAAGTAVGPAPAAPAPDPARGD